Proteins encoded in a region of the Desulfuromonas acetexigens genome:
- a CDS encoding class 1 fructose-bisphosphatase has product MVEPGKTKFQIDLRRHLREVGENRDLTRLICEIADASKYIVNSIRTGDLGVAGTSNLYGEEQLALDVLSDRILRKRLTNSGVVANMLSEETPDIIPVSSDYEGKYSVAFDPLDGSSLVDVNLAVGTIVSIFEGGNLLQPGRNQVAAMYILYGPRNTLVYSTGRGVHEFAMNALMEYTLVRENVTMSQAGGIYAPGGQRNLYSAGTEAFVQDLEARGAKLRYSGGFVPDINQILMKGKGIFMYPHLKNAANGKLRLIFELNPMAYLVEQAGGAASTGSVSILDLQPQSIEDRAPVFIGCKDDVARAVDFVTRMG; this is encoded by the coding sequence ATGGTAGAACCCGGTAAGACCAAATTTCAGATTGATCTGCGCCGGCATTTGCGTGAGGTGGGTGAAAATCGCGACCTGACTCGCCTGATCTGCGAGATCGCCGATGCCTCCAAGTACATCGTCAATTCGATCCGCACCGGGGATCTGGGGGTTGCGGGAACATCCAACCTCTATGGCGAAGAACAGCTTGCCCTGGACGTCCTCTCCGACCGCATCCTGCGTAAGCGCCTGACTAATTCAGGGGTTGTCGCCAATATGTTGTCGGAAGAAACCCCTGACATCATTCCTGTTTCCAGTGACTATGAGGGGAAGTATTCGGTCGCCTTCGACCCCCTCGACGGCTCCTCGCTGGTCGATGTCAATCTTGCCGTGGGCACCATCGTCTCTATCTTCGAGGGGGGCAATCTGCTGCAACCGGGGCGCAATCAGGTCGCGGCTATGTACATCCTCTATGGACCACGCAATACCCTGGTTTACTCAACGGGGCGCGGCGTTCATGAATTCGCCATGAATGCCCTGATGGAATATACCCTGGTGCGGGAGAATGTGACTATGTCCCAGGCCGGCGGCATTTACGCGCCGGGCGGGCAACGCAATCTTTACAGTGCCGGCACCGAGGCCTTCGTCCAGGATCTGGAGGCACGAGGGGCCAAGCTGCGCTATAGCGGTGGTTTCGTTCCTGACATTAACCAGATTTTGATGAAGGGGAAGGGGATTTTTATGTATCCCCATCTCAAAAACGCCGCCAACGGTAAGCTGCGGCTGATTTTCGAACTCAATCCCATGGCCTACCTGGTTGAGCAGGCGGGGGGCGCAGCCTCCACCGGGAGCGTTTCTATTCTCGATCTGCAACCGCAAAGCATCGAAGACCGCGCGCCCGTATTCATCGGCTGTAAAGATGACGTCGCCCGCGCGGTCGATTTCGTCACCCGGATGGGCTGA
- a CDS encoding inositol monophosphatase family protein — protein MKAIAVAAARRGGEILLEKFQRGIAVSHKGEVDLVTEADRLAEVAIVEVLRGTFPRHDILAEEGDYGSTDSHYRWIIDPLDGTTNYAHGFPWFAVSIALEVAGEIRLGVVFNPVSQEMFVAEKGAGAFLNDYPLRVSAADQLANSLLATGFPYDRKTSPVNNFDHFVNFQRAARACRRAGSASLDLACTAAGRFDGYWEMKLKPWDVAAGKLLVEEAGGRLSDFSGRPYDIYGQECLASNGLIHEEMVQVLQNGLRP, from the coding sequence ATGAAAGCGATTGCGGTAGCGGCGGCCCGTCGAGGGGGAGAAATTCTGTTGGAAAAATTCCAGCGAGGCATCGCCGTCAGTCACAAGGGGGAGGTCGATCTGGTGACGGAAGCGGACCGTCTCGCTGAAGTGGCTATTGTCGAAGTTTTACGCGGGACCTTTCCCCGCCACGACATCCTCGCCGAAGAAGGCGATTACGGGTCGACCGATTCCCATTACCGCTGGATTATCGATCCCTTGGACGGCACCACCAATTATGCCCACGGCTTCCCCTGGTTCGCTGTCTCCATCGCCCTGGAGGTCGCCGGGGAGATTCGGCTCGGTGTCGTCTTTAATCCCGTTTCCCAGGAAATGTTCGTTGCAGAGAAAGGCGCCGGCGCCTTTCTCAATGATTACCCCCTGCGGGTCTCCGCGGCCGATCAGTTAGCCAACTCCCTTCTGGCGACCGGGTTTCCCTATGATCGCAAGACCAGCCCGGTTAATAATTTCGATCATTTCGTTAATTTTCAGCGGGCGGCGCGCGCTTGTCGCCGGGCCGGTTCCGCCAGTCTCGACCTGGCCTGTACCGCTGCCGGCCGCTTTGATGGCTACTGGGAGATGAAGCTCAAACCCTGGGATGTGGCCGCCGGCAAGCTTCTGGTGGAGGAGGCCGGGGGGCGGCTCAGTGATTTTTCCGGTCGGCCCTATGATATTTACGGTCAGGAATGTTTGGCGAGCAACGGCTTGATTCACGAGGAGATGGTCCAGGTTCTGCAAAATGGACTCCGGCCATGA
- a CDS encoding 2-oxoacid:acceptor oxidoreductase family protein encodes MAERYEIRFSGAGGQGLITAGIILAEAAAIVEKRHAAQSQSYGPEARGGASKSEVIISDGPIDYPKATIVDACLAMTQESADKYANGIKQGGILLIDTDFVKNEPQGDFKTYKMQITRTAKEELGREIVANVVALGAMIALTGVVSREAGETAVLAKVPEAFVDLNKKAYALGFEKGKALLA; translated from the coding sequence ATGGCTGAAAGATATGAAATCCGGTTTTCCGGGGCTGGCGGCCAGGGTCTGATCACCGCCGGCATCATCCTTGCCGAGGCGGCCGCCATCGTCGAAAAACGGCATGCCGCGCAATCCCAGAGCTACGGCCCTGAGGCTCGTGGCGGTGCATCCAAGTCTGAGGTTATCATTTCCGATGGCCCAATCGACTACCCGAAAGCGACCATTGTCGACGCCTGTCTGGCCATGACTCAGGAATCCGCTGACAAATACGCCAACGGCATCAAACAAGGTGGTATCCTGCTGATCGACACAGACTTCGTCAAAAACGAACCCCAGGGTGATTTCAAAACCTACAAGATGCAGATCACCCGTACCGCCAAGGAAGAGCTTGGCCGCGAAATCGTTGCCAACGTTGTCGCCCTTGGTGCCATGATTGCTTTGACCGGCGTGGTTTCCCGTGAAGCCGGGGAAACAGCGGTACTGGCCAAGGTTCCTGAAGCCTTTGTTGACCTCAACAAAAAAGCTTATGCCCTTGGTTTCGAAAAAGGCAAAGCGCTGCTGGCTTAA